Proteins from a genomic interval of Phocoena phocoena chromosome 20, mPhoPho1.1, whole genome shotgun sequence:
- the CIC gene encoding protein capicua homolog isoform X3, which produces MKPMKKACTGLPGSGSGGKSPPATRAKALRRRGAGEGDKPEEEDDEAQQQQPGPEEAEEGEEEAERGTGAEGLPPELHPDDPAPGPAEEPKGEGEAGRWEPSLSRKTATFKSRAPKKKYVEEHGAGSGSSGAAGAPEERARTPEEAGTPGVPPQPPTSARSSSTDTASEHSADLEDEPAEAGGLGPWPPGSTSGGYDLRQLRSQRVLARRGDGLFLPAVVRQVRRSQDLGVQFPGDRALTFYEGAPGSGVDVVLDATPPPAALVVGTAVCTCVEPGVAAYRAGVVVEVAAKPAAYKVRFSPGPSSQPGPAATPPQLPQREPEDAVWVARSSLRLLRPPWEPEALPRKPPAGPEEGQAEPGAALPPCPAALDLKQPEDAEVSKISFGGHLGACEEGEEKHPPALGTPALLPLPPPQLLSPPPKSPAFAGPGRPGEQPSPCQEGSQGGSRSSSVASLEKGAAPAARARTPLTAAQQKYKKGDVVCTPNGIRKKFNGKQWRRLCSRDGCMKESQRRGYCSRHLSMRTKEMEGLADSGPGGAGRPAGVAAREGSTEFDWGDETSRDSEASSVAARGDSRPRLVAPADLSRFEFDECEAAVMLVSLGSSRSGTPSFSPVSTQSPFSPAPSPSPSPLFGFRPANFSPINASPVIQRTAVRSRHLSASTPKAGVLTPPDLGPHPPPPAPRERHSSGILPTFQTNLTFTVPISPGRRKTELLPHPGALGAPGAAGGGAAPDFPKSDSLDSGVDSVSHTPTPSTPAGFRAVSPAVPFSRSRQPSPLLLLPPPAGLTSDPGPSVRRVPAVQRDSPVIVRNPDVPLPSKFPGEVGAGSEARAGGPGRGCRETPVPPGMASGKPGLPPPLPAPVPITVPPAAPTAVAQPMPTFGLASSPFQPVAFHPSPAALLPVLVPSSYTSHPAPKKEVIMGRPGTVWTNVEPRSVAVFPWHSLVPFLAPSQPDPSVQPSEAQQPASHLVASNQSKEPAESAAVAHEQPPGGTGNADPGRPPGATCPESPGPGPPHTLGVVEPGKGPLPTTEEEAPGPPGEPRLDSETESDHDDAFLSIMSPEIQLPLPPGKRRTQSLSALPKERDSSSEKDGRSPNKREKDHIRRPMNAFMIFSKRHRALVHQRHPNQDNRTVSKILGEWWYALGPKEKQKYHDLAFQVKEAHFKAHPDWKWCNKDRKKSSSEAKPTSLGLAGGHKEPRERSMSETGTAAAPGVSSELLSVTAQTLLSSDTKAPGSSSCGAERLHTVGGPGSARPRAFSHSGVHSLDGGEVDSQALQELTQMVSGPASYSGPKPSTQYGAPGPFAAPGEGGTLAASGRPPLLPTRASRSQRAASEDMTSDEERMVICEEEGDDDVIADDGFSTTDIDLKCKERVTDSESGDSSGEDPEGSKGFGRKVFSPVIRSSFTHCRPSLDPEPPGPPDPPAGFGKGYGPTPSSSSSPASSSASAATSFPLGSGTFKAQESGQGSTTGPLRPPPPGTGGPATPKATRFLPTDPATFRRKRPESVGGLEPPGPSVIAAPPSGGGSVLQTLVLPSNKEEREGSGARMPSAPAPSLAYGAPAAPLSRPAATMVTNVVRPVSSTPVPIASKPFPTSGRAEASPNDTAGARTETVAGSRAPGGSPLGVSLVYSDKKSGAATSTASHLVAGPLLGTVGKAPATVTNLLVGAPGYGAPAPPAVQFIAQGGPGSGTAAGSGAGAGSGPNGPMPLGILQPGPLGKAGGITQVQYILPTLPQQLQVAPAPVPAPGTKVAAPSGPAPTTSIRFTLPPGTSTNGKVLAATAPTPGIPILQSVPSAPPPKAQSVSPVQAPPPGGSAQLLPGKVLVPLATPSMSVRGGGAGQPLPLVSPPFSVPVQNGAQPPSKIIQLTPVPVSTPGGLVPPLSPATLPGPASQPQKVLLPSSTRITYVQSAGGHALPLGTSPASSQAGTVTSYGPTSSVALGFTSLGPSGPAFVQPLLSGQAPLLAPGQVGVSPVPSPQLPPTCAAPSGPVITAFYPGSPVPTSSAPLAQPSQAPPGLVYTVATNTTPPAATILPKGPPAPATATPAPTSPFPSATGSMTYSLVAPKAQRPTPKAPQKVKAAIASIPVGSFEAGAPGRPGPASRQPLEPGPAREPPASESELEGRPTTPAPPLPPETWAPPARCSPPPPPPAEERTSAKGPETVASKFPSSSSDWRVPGLGLESRGEPPTPPSPAPAPAPAPGSSGSSSEGSSGRAAGDTPERKEAASAGKKVKVRPPPLKKTFDSVDNRVLSEVDFEERFAELPEFRPEEVLPSPTLQSLATSPRAILGSYRKKRKNSTDLDSAPEDPTSPKRKMRRRSSCSSEPNTPKSAKCEGDIFTFDRTGTEAEDVLGELEYEKVPYSSLRRTLDQRRALVMQLFQDHGFFPSAQATAAFQARYADIFPSKVCLQLKIREVRQKIMQAATPTEQPPGAEAPLPGPPPTVTAAAPVPTPSPAGGPDPTSPGSDSGTAPAAPPLPPPPEPGPGQPGWEGPPQPSPPPSGPSTAATGR; this is translated from the exons ATGAAACCAATGAAGAAGGCATGCACCGGCCTCCCAGGTTCTGGCAGCGGTGGCAAGTCCCCCCCAGCCACCAGGGCCAAGGCCCTGAGGCGGCGAGGGGCCGGGGAGGGCGACAAGCCAGAGGAGGAAGACGATGAGGCTCAGCAGCAGCAGCCGGGGCCAGAAGAGGCTGAGGAGGGTGAGGAGGAGGCCGAGCGGGGCACGGGGGCTGAAGGGCTGCCCCCAGAGCTGCACCCCGATGACCCGGCTCCAGGCCCAGCCGAGGAacccaagggggaaggggaggcaggcCGCTGGGAGCCCTCACTCAGCCGAAAGACGGCCACGTTCAAGTCACGAGCGCCCAAGAAGAAGTATGTGGAGGAGCATGGCGCCGGCAGTGGCAGCAGTGGGGCGGCTGGTGCCCCTGAAGAGCGGGCACGGACCCCCGAGGAGGCGGGCACCCCGGGGGTGCCTCCGCAGCCACCCACCTCTGCCCGCTCCTCCTCCACCGACACAGCCAGCGAGCACTCGGCCGACCTGGAAGATGAGCCGGCCGAAGCTGGTGGTTTAGGCCCCTGGCCCCCTGGCAGCACCAGCGGTGGCTATGACCTGCGGCAGCTGCGGTCCCAGCGGGTGCTGGCTCGGCGTGGGGACGGTCTCTTCCTGCCGGCTGTGGTGCGCCAGGTGCGCCGAAGCCAGGACCTGGGTGTGCAGTTCCCTGGGGACCGGGCCCTGACTTTCTACGAGGGGGCACCTGGCAGTGGTGTGGATGTGGTTTTGGATGCCACGCCACCGCCGGCTGCGCTGGTGGTGGGCACGGCGGTCTGTACCTGTGTGGAGCCCGGTGTGGCTGCCTACcgtgcgggggtggtggtggaggtggctGCCAAGCCAGCTGCCTACAAGGTCCGCTTCAGCCCCGGCCCCAGCTCCCAGCCGGGCCCGGCGGCCACCCCGCCACAGCTGCCGCAGCGTGAGCCCGAGGACGCAGTGTGGGTGGCCCGCTCCAGCCTGCGCCTGCTGCGGCCCCCGTGGGAGCCCGAAGCCCTGCCGAGGAAGCCCCCGGCGGGTCCTGAGGAGGGGCAGGCCGAGCCGGGGGCCGCCCTTCCCCCCTGCCCTGCTGCCCTGGACCTCAAGCAGCCCGAGGATGCCGAGGTCTCCAAGATCAGCTTTGGTGGCCACCTGGGGGCTTGCGAGGAGGGTGAGGAGAAGCACCCGCCAGCCCTGGGCACCCCGGCCCTGCTCCCGCTGCCCCCGCCCCAGCTCCTGTCACCGCCACCCAAGTCCCCAGCCTTCGCCGGCCCAGGCCGCCCTGGCGAGCAGCCCTCGCCCTGCCAGGAGGGGAGCCAGGGCGGCAGCCGCAGCAGCAGCGTGGCCTCCCTGGAGAAGGGGGCTGCACCGGCTGCCCGGGCCCGCACGCCCCTGACAGCAGCCCAGCAGAAATACAAGAAGGGCGACGTGGTCTGCACACCCAATGGAATTCGAAAGAAATTCAACGGCAAGCAGTGGCGACGGCTGTGCTCGAGAGATGGCTGCATGAAGGAGTCCCAGCGGCGGGGCTACTGCTCCCGCCACCTGTCCATGCGAACCAAGGAGATGGAGGGCCTGGCGGACAGTGGCCCAGGTGGGGCTGGGCGACCAGCTGGTGTGGCGGCCCGTGAGGGCAGCACCGAGTTCGACTGGGGTGATGAGACGTCTCGGGACAGTGAGGCCAGCAGCGTGGCAGCCCGGGGAGACTCACGCCCACGCCTGGTGGCCCCTGCTGACCTGTCACGCTTTGAGTTTGATGAGTGTGAAGCGGCTGTGATGCTGGTGTCACTGGGCAGCTCTCGCTCGGGCACACCCTCCTTCTCCCCCGTCTCTACGCAGTCACCTTTCTCGCCAGCCCcgtcaccctcaccctcaccactCTTCGGCTTCCGCCCTGCCAACTTCAGCCCCATCAACGCCTCGCCAGTCATCCAACGCACTGCTGTTCGCAGTCGCCACCTGAGCGCCAGCACCCCTAAGGCAGGCGTGCTGACGCCGCCGGACCTgggccctcacccacccccacctgccccccgAGAGCGCCATTCCTCTGGCATCCTACCTACCTTCCAGACCAACCTGACCTTTACTGTGCCCATCAGCCCTGGGCGACGGAAGACAGAGCTGCTGCCCCACCCAGGGGCGTTGGGGGCCCCTGGTGCAGCAGGCGGAGGAGCCGCCCCAGACTTCCCCAAGAGTGACAGCTTAGACTCTGGTGTGGATTCGGTGTCCCACACACCTACACCCTCCACACCGGCTGGCTTCCGTGCTGTGTCGCCCGCCGTGCCCTTCTCCCGCTCCCGCCAGCCCTCGCCGTTGCTGCTGTTGCCCCCACCTGCCGGTCTCACCTCGGATCCTGGGCCTTCCGTGCGCAGGGTGCCTGCCGTACAGCGGGACTCACCCGTCATCGTCCGCAACCCCGACGTGCCGCTGCCCTCCAAATTCCCTGGGGAGGTGGGCGCTGGCAGTGAGGCACGGGCCGGGGGACCTGGGCGGGGCTGCCGAGAGACTCCGGTGCCGCCTGGGATGGCCAGTGGGAAGCCTGGCCTGCCTCCACCTCTGCCGGCCCCCGTGCCCATCACTGTGCCTCCAGCTGCGCCGACGGCCGTGGCCCAGCCGATGCCCACCTTTGGCCTGGCTTCCTCGCCCTTCCAGCCGGTGGCCTTCCACCCCTCACCTGCTGCCCTGTTGCCCGTCCTGGTGCCCAGCAGCTACACCAGCCATCCTGCCCCCAAAAAGGAAGTCATCATGGGCCGGCCTGGGACAG TATGGACGAACGTGGAACCTCGCTCTGTGGCCGTGTTCCCCTGGCATTCCTTAGTCCCCTTCCTGGCCCCCAGCCAGCCTGACCCCTCCGTGCAGCCAAGTGAGGCCCAGCAACCTGCTAGCCACCTAGTGGCCTCCAACCAGAGCAAAG AACCTGCTGAGTCGGCAGCTGTTGCTCACGAGCAGCCACCAGGCGGGACGGGGAATGCTGACCCTGGGCGGCCCCCTGGAGCTACATGCCCTGAGAGCCCAGGGCCCGGACCCCCCCACACTTTGGGGGTGGTGGAACCTGGAAAGGGCCCCCTTCCCACGACGGAGGAGGAGGCCCCTGGTCCTCCAGGAGAGCCCCGGCTGGACAGTGAGACAGAGAGTGACCACGACGATGC CTTCCTCTCCATCATGTCTCCTGAGATCCAGTTGCCTCTGCCTCCTGGGAAACGCCGGACACAGTCCCTCAGCGCCCTGCCCAAGGAACGAGACTCATCTTCAGAGAAGGATGGACGCAGCCCCAACAAG AGGGAGAAGGACCATATCCGGCGGCCCATGAACGCCTTCATGATCTTCAGCAAGCGGCACCGGGCCCTGGTCCACCAGCGTCACCCCAACCAGGACAACCGGACCGTCAGTAAGATCCTGGGCGAGTGGTGGTACGCTCTGGGGCCCAAGGAGAAGCAGAAGTACCACGACCTGGCCTTCCAG GTGAAAGAGGCCCACTTTAAGGCCCACCCAGACTGGAAGTGGTGCAACAAGGACCGGAAGAAGTCCAGCTCAGAGGCCAAGCCTACAAGCCTGGGGCTGGCAGGGGGGCACAAGGAGCCAAGGGAGCGGAGCATGTCGGAGACAGGCACCGCCGCTGCCCCTGGAG TGTCCTCGGAGCTCCTGTCCGTCACAGCCCAGACGCTCTTGAGCTCGGACACCAAGGCTCCGGGGAGCAGCTCCTGTGGGGCAGAACGTCTGCACACAGTCGGCGGACCTGGCTCAGCCCGGCCCCGAGCCTTCTCCCACAGCGGGGTCCACAGCCTGGATGGCGGGGAAGTAGACAGCCAGGCACTACAGGAACTGACTCAG ATGGTTTCTGGCCCTGCATCCTACTCTGGCCCAAAGCCTTCCACCCAGTATGGGGCTCCAGGCCCCTTTGCGGCCCCCGGTGAGGGAGGCACTCTGGCAGCCAGTGGGCGGCCCCCACTGCTGCCCACCCGGGCCTCCCGTTCCCAGCGTGCAGCCAGTGAGGACATGACCAGTGACGAGGAACGCATGGTCatctgtgaggaggaaggggATGATGATGTCATTG CTGACGATGGCTTCAGCACCACTGACATTGACCTCAAGTGCAAGGAGCGGGTGACCGACAGCGAGAGCGGAGACAGCTCTGGGGAGGACCCAGAGGGCAGCAAG GGATTTGGTCGGAAGGTGTTCTCGCCTGTGATCCGTTCCTCCTTTACTCACTGCCGTCCATCGCTGGACCCTGAGCCCCCAGGGCCCCCAGATCCACCTGCCGGCTTCGGCAAAGGCTACGGGCCCACCCCATCCTCCTCGTCCTCGCCTGCCTCCTCCTCGGCCTCAGCAGCCACCTCCTTCCCGCTGGGCTCAGGGACCTTCAAGGCCCAGGAGTCAGGTCAGGGCAGCACAACAGGTCCCCTACGGCCCCCACCCCCTGGAACTGGGGGCCCAGCAACGCCTAAGGCCACCCGGTTTCTCCCCACGGATCCTGCCACCTTCCGGCGCAAGAGACCTGAAAGTGTGGGGGGCCTGGAGCCACCAGGCCCCTCAGTCATTGCGGCACCTCCCAGCGGGGGAGGAAGTGTTCTGCAGACACTGGTCCTGCCCTCAAATAAGGAGGAACGGGAGGGCAGTGGAGCTCGCATGCCCTCGGCCCCAGCCCCGTCGCTGGCCTATGGGGCCCCAGCAGCCCCCCTGTCCCGCCCGGCCGCCACCATGGTCACCAATGTGGTGCGGCCTGTCAGCAGCACTCCTGTGCCCATCGCCTCTAAGCCTTTCCCCACTTCTGGCCGGGCAGAAGCGTCTCCAAATGACACGGCCGGTGCCAGGACTGAGACAGTCGCTGGGTCCCGGGCACCTGGGGGCTCCCCGCTGGGCGTCAGCTTAGTGTATTCAGACAAGAAGTCGGGAGCAGCCACCTCAACAGCCTCACATCTGGTGGCTGGACCCCTACTGGGCACTGTGGGGAAGGCACCTGCCACTGTCACCAACCTGCTGGTGGGCGCCCCGGGCTATGGGGCCCCAGCGCCCCCAGCTGTCCAGTTCATTGCCCAGGGGGGCCCTGGCAGCGGGACGGCTGCGGGCTCAGGAGCAGGTGCTGGGAGTGGGCCCAATGGGCCAATGCCCCTGGGCATCCTGCAGCCAGGTCCCCTGGGCAAGGCTGGGGGAATCACCCAGGTGCAGTATATTCTGCCCACGCTGCCCCAGCAACTTCAAGTGGCGCCTGCCCCAGTACCAGCCCCTGGGACCAAGGTAGCGGCTCCCAGCGGTCCTGCACCCACCACCAGCATCCGTTTCACCCTCCCGCCGGGCACCTCCACCAACGGCAAAGTCCTGGCTGCCACCGCACCCACTCCTGGCATCCCCATCCTGCAGTCCGTaccctccgccccgcccccgaaag CCCAGTCAGTTTCTCCTGTGCAGGCCCCGCCCCCGGGTGGCTCAGCCCAGCTGCTACCTGGGAAGGTACTAGTGCCCTTGGCCACCCCTAGCATGTCAGTGCGGGGAGGAGGGGCCGGCCAGCCGCTGCCCCTGGTGAGCCCACCCTTCTCAGTACCTGTGCAGAACGGTGCTCAGCCACCCAGCAAG ATCATCCAGCTAACTCCGGTGCCTGTGAGCACACCCGGCGGCCTGGTGCCGCCCCTCAGCCCGGCCACGCTCCCCGGACCCGCCTCTCAGCCTCAGAAGGTTCTGCTGCCCTCCTCTACCAG GATCACCTACGTGCAGTCAGCAGGCGGGCATGCGCTGCCCCTGGGTACCAGTCCTGCATCCAGTCAGGCTGGAACAGTCACCTCGTACGGACCCACGAGCTCAGTAGCCCTAGGCTTCACCTCGCTGGGGCCCAGCGGCCCCGCCTTCGTGCAGCCCCTGCTTTCAG GCCAAGCCCCATTGCTGGCTCCTGGCCAGGTGGGCGTGTCACCCgtgcccagcccccagctgccTCCCACCTGCGCAGCCCCCAGTGGTCCCGTCATCACAGCGTTTTACCCTGGCAGCCCCGTACCCACCTCCTCAGCACCCCTGGCCCAGCCATCCCAGGCTCCCCCAGGCCTGGTCTACACCGTGGCCACCAACACCACCCCACCTGCTGCCACCATCCTGCCCAAGGGCCCACCGGCCCCTGCCACTGCCACCCCGGCCCCCACCAGCCCTTTTCCTAGTGCCACAG GCTCCATGACCTACAGTTTAGTGGCCCCCAAGGCCCAGCGGCCCACCCCCAAGGCCCCCCAGAAAGTGAAGGCGGCCATCGCCAGCATTCCTGTGGGCTCCTTTGAGGCAGGTGCCCCTGGGCGGCCAGGCCCTGCGTCCCGACAGCCGTTGGAGCCCGGCCCAGCTCGTGAGCCCCCTGCATCCGAGTCAGAGCTTGAGGGGCGGCCAACAACACCAGCCCCTCCACTGCCCCCAGAGACCTGGGCTCCCCCGGCCCGGTGCAGTCCCCCGCCGCCCCCACCTGCTGAGGAGCGGACCAGTGCCAAGGGCCCTGAGACCGTG GCCAGCAAATTCCCCAGCTCATCTTCAGACTGGCGTGTCCCCGGGCTGGGCCTGGAGAGCCGAGGGGagcctcccacccctcccagcccGGCCCcggctccagccccagcccctggtagcagcggcagcagcagtgaGGGCAGCAGTGGGAGGGCAGCTGGGGACACCCCCGAGCGCAAGGAGGCGGCTAGTGCCGGCAAGAAGGTCAAGGTGCGGCCCCCGCCCCTGAAGAAGACCTTTGACTCTGTGGACAA CAGGGTCCTGTCAGAGGTGGACTTCGAAGAGCGCTTTGCTGAGCTGCCCGAGTTTCGGCCTGAGGAGGTGTTGCCCTCGCCCACCCTGCAGTCTCTGGCCACCTCACCCCGGGCCATCCTGGGCTCCTACCGCAAGAAGAGGAAGAACTCCACTG ACCTGGACTCAGCCCCTGAGGACCCCACCTCGCCCAAGCGTAAGATGAGGAGACGCTCCAGTTGCAGCTCGGAGCCCAACACCCCCAAGAGTGCCAAGTGCGAGGGGGACATCTTCACTTTTGACCGTACAG GTACAGAAGCTGAGGATGTGCTCGGGGAGCTGGAATACGAGAAGGTGCCATACTCGTCGCTGCGGCGCACCCTGGACCAGCGCCGGGCCCTCGTCATGCAGCTCTTCCAGGACCATGGCTTCTTCCCATCAG CCCAGGCCACGGCAGCCTTCCAGGCCCGCTACGCAGACATCTTCCCCTCTAAGGTCTGTCTGCAGCTGAAGATCCGTGAGGTGCGCCAGAAGATCATGCAGGCGGCCACTCCCACGGAGCAGCCCCCGGGAGCCGAGGCCCCCCTCCCTGGACCGCCCCCCACTGTCACTGCTGCTGCCCctgtccccactcccagccctgctgGGGGCCCTGACCCCACCTCACCTGGCTCGGACTCTGGCACGGCCCCGGCTGCCCCGCCATTGCCTCCGCCCCCAGAGCCGGGGCCCGGACAGCCTGGCTGGGAGGGGCCCCCCCAACCCTCACCACCCCCCTCTGGTCCCTCCACAGCTGCCACAGGCAGGTGA